The following proteins come from a genomic window of Carassius carassius chromosome 10, fCarCar2.1, whole genome shotgun sequence:
- the LOC132152045 gene encoding probable hydrolase PNKD: MALPDWTVYLLCIASVCGGFYICRVSKCARKSAWKNSRIAKLMGRTEKPLFWIAYSLYTRTKLGYIFHKRQIKKARERYPAGHSKTQPTIINGIKIIPVPILLDNYSYVVIDTASNMAVVVDPADPQSVQACLEEEGVELQAVLCTHKHWDHSGGNRALKRHYMSCRVYGNAMDNIPGLTHPLSDKDTIDFGTRLHFRAFYTPGHTVGHVIYLLDGRAIGGPSSLFSGDLVFLSGCGRMFEGNASTMLSSLDTVGSLNDETLLWPGHEYAEDNLMFAAELEPCNVVREQKLQWVLQQRGQRLCTCPSTLAEEKQYNPFLRSHSQDLHRALGLQQKQDEDWTSYRARVLEELRRRKDIYKDR, encoded by the exons ATGGCGCTTCCGGACTGGACAGTGTATTTACTTTGTATTGCCTCAGTATGTGGAGGATTTTACATCTGTCGTGTTTCTAAATGCGCCAGGAAAAGTGCATGGAAAAACAGCCGGATCGCTAAACTGATGGGTCGCACAGAGAAACCGCTGTTCTGGATAGC GTATTCTCTATATACACGGACCAAACTCGGGTACATATTTCATAAGAGGCAGATAAAGAAAGCACGGGAGCGGTACCCTGCCGGCCACTCCAAAACTCAACCTACTATAATAAACG GCATCAAGATCATACCAGTGCCCATCTTATTAGACAATTACAGCTATGTGGTCATTGACACTGCATCAAATATGGCTGTTGTGGTTGATCCCGCTGACCCTCAGTCTGTTCAG GCATGTCTAGAGGAAGAGGGGGTGGAGCTACAAGCTGTTCTCTGCACACACAAGCACTG GGACCACAGTGGAGGGAACAGGGCTCTAAAGAGACACTACATGTCCTGTCGAGTGTATGGGAACGCTATGGACAACATTCCAGGCCTTACACA CCCCCTTTCAGACAAAGACACGATAGATTTTGGAACTCGGCTGCACTTCAGGGCCTTCTATACCCCTGGCCACACAGTAGGCCACGTGATCTACCTGCTTGATGGCCGAGCGATAGGTGGCCCCAGCAGCTTGTTTTCAGGGGATCTGGTGTTCCTCTCTGGATGTG GGAGAATGTTTGAGGGTAATGCCTCAACTATGTTGTCATCTCTGGATACAGTGGGATCTCTGAACGATGAAACTCTGCTTTGGCCTG GACATGAGTATGCTGAAGATAACCTGATGTTTGCTGCTGAACTGGAGCCATGCAATGTTGTACGGGAGCAGAAGTTGCAGTGGGTTCTGCAACAGAGGGGTCAGAGACTCTGCACG TGTCCATCCACCCTAGCAGAGGAGAAGCAATACAATCCCTTCCTGCGGAGCCACTCCCAGGATCTTCACCGGGCTCTGGGTCTGCAGCAGAAGCAGGACGAGGACTGGACGTCATATCGCGCCCGTGTTTTAGAGGAGTTGCGCAGACGGAAGGACATTTATAAGGACCGATAA
- the LOC132152046 gene encoding protein lifeguard 3-like — MSRSDFPPSYDDSRLLSNPQPGLGYPASAPPYGFNASPGQPPYPQPNDPYPGQPPRYSPPSLPVMPVIPPGVGDNEGFTTTGGFDDISVRHSFIRKVYLILASQLIVTAAIVAIFTFVEPVGAFVRKNPAIYWVSYAVYFVTHIVLVCCQGPRRRFPWNLILLSIFTLALSFMTGNIASYYSTRAVFLALAITVLVSVAVTVFCFQTKVDFTKCSGFFCVLGIVVFVTGIITAIVLSFKYVPWLHMLYAAIGAIAFTLFLAYHTQLLIGNRKLSIGPEEYVFAALSLYVDIVQIFIFLLQIIGFAER, encoded by the exons ATGTCAAGGTCAGATTTCCCTCCGAGTTACGATGATTCCCGGCTGCTCTCTAACCCTCAGCCTGGATTAGGTTACCCTGCTTCTGCCCCCCCATATGGCTTCAACGCAAGCCCGGGACAGCCACCTTACCCACAGCCCAATGATCCATACCCTGGACAGCCTCCGAGATACTCCCCGCCAAGTCTACCTGTCATGCCAGTCATTCCTCCTGGTGTAG GAGACAATGAAGGATTTACCACAACAGGAGGATTCGACGATATCAGTGTCCGTCACTCTTTTATACGGAAA GTTTATCTGATCCTCGCTTCTCAGCTTATCGTCACAGCTGCCATCGTGGCTATTTTCACATTTGT GGAACCTGTAGGAGCGTTTGTGAGGAAAAATCCAGCCATTTACTGGGTTTCATA tgcGGTCTATTTTGTCACACACATCGTATTGGTTTGCTGTCAGGGACCCAG GAGGCGTTTCCCGTGGAACCTGATCCTGTTGTCCATTTTT acACTGGCCTTATCGTTCATGACTGGAAATATAGCAAG CTATTATAGCACTAGGGCAGTTTTCCTGGCCCTGGCCATCACTGTTCTTGTATCTGTTGCGGTGACAGTGTTCTGCTTCCAGACTAAG GTGGATTTCACTAAATGTTCAGGTTTTTTCTGTGTCCTCGGAATCGTAGTGTTTGTGACTGGCATCATCACGGCTATCGTGCTGTCGTTCAAATAT GTCCCATGGCTTCACATGCTCTATGCAGCAATAGGGGCCATTGCATTCACTCTG TTTCTGGCCTATCATACCCAGCTGCTCATCGGAAACAGGAAGCTCTCTATTGGCCCAGAGGAGTATGTGTTTGCGGCTCTCTCCCTTTATGTTGACATTGTCCagatcttcatcttcctcctgcAAATTATTGGATTTGCAGAGAGATAG